Sequence from the Cucurbita pepo subsp. pepo cultivar mu-cu-16 chromosome LG02, ASM280686v2, whole genome shotgun sequence genome:
TGTTCAGGATATTGATGCTTACTGGCTCCAGAGGAAAATCTCTCAGGCTTACGAACAACAAATTGATCCACAGCAATGCCAGAAGCTTGCCGAAGAGGTACTCAAGATACTGGCTGAAGGTGATGACCGGGAAGTCGAGACCAAGTTGTTGGTGCATCTCCAGTTTGAAAAATTCAGCCTTGTCAAATTTCTTCTACGAAACCGACTGAAGGTTGTATGGTGCACCCGTTTGGCTAGATCTGAAGaccaagaagaaagaaagaaaattgaggAGGAAATGATGCATCTGGGTCCAGATTTAGCTGCAATCCTCGAGCAGCTGCATGCTACTAGAGCAACAGCGAAAGAGAggcaaaaaaatttagagaagaGTATCAGAGAAGAGGCTCGTCGATTGAAGGATGAGAGCGGAGGAGACGCAGAAAGGGGAAGGAGGGAGCCTGTTGAGAGAGATATGGACAGCGGGTGGTTGACTGGACAGAGCCATGTGCTTGATCTTGACAGTATTGCATTTCAACAAGGTAGTCTTTTGATGGCAAACAATAAATGCGTACTTCCTGATGGGTCATACAGACATCTCAGTAAGGGTTACGAAGAGATTCACGTTCCTGCTCTGAAACCAAAGCCGTTTGATAGCGAAGagaaatttgttaaaattgcTTCCATGCCAGATTGGGCACAGCCAGCTTTCAAGGGAATGACTCAGTTAAATAGGGTACAGAGTAAAGTCTACGAGACTGCCCTCTTTAAAGCGGACAATGTTCTGTTGTGTGCCCCTACTGGTGCCGGGAAAACTAACGTTGCTGTCCTCACTATACTACAGCAGATTGCTCTGCACACAAATCCAGATGGTTCGTACAACCACAATGAATACAAGATTGTATATGTTGCACCTATGAAAGCTCTTGTTGCTGAAGTTGTTGGCAATCTGTCTAATCGCTTGCAGGACTATGGTGTCAAGGTTCGGGAACTTAGTGGAGATCAGACATTGACTCGTCAACAAATTGAGGAGACTCAAATCATTGTTACAACTCCTGAGAAGTGGGATATCATTACTAGGAAGTCTGGTGATCGCACGTATACACAGCTTGTAAAGCTTCTGATTATTGATGagattcatcttcttcatgaTAACAGAGGCCCTGTGCTTGAAAGCATTGTCGCCAGAACTGTGAGGCAAATTGAGACCACTAAGGAGCATATCCGTTTGGTTGGATTATCAGCCACCCTCCCTAATTATGAAGATGTAGCATTATTCTTGCGAGTTGATATGAAAAAAGGTTTGTTTCATTTTGACAATAGCTACAGACCCGTCCCTCTCTCTCAACAGTATATTGGAATAACGGTGAAGAAGCCATTGCAGAGGTTCCAGTTGATGAACGATCTCTGTTATGAGAAGGTAATGGCAGTTGCTGGAAAGCATCAAGTTCTTATCTTTGTCCATTCAAGGAAAGAAACTTCCAAAACAGCTCGTGCTATTCGAGATGCTGCTCTTGCCAATGACACTCTTGGCAAATTCTTGAAGGAGGACAGTGCTAGCCGTGAGATTCTTCACACTCATACCGATTTAGTCAAAAGTAATGATCTCAAAGATCTTCTACCTTACGGTTTCGCAATACATCATGCTGGGATGACAAGGGTTGATCGCCAACTTGTTGAGGATCTTTTTGCTGATGGTCATATTCAAGTTTTGGTTTCCACGGCTACTCTTGCTTGGGGTGTGAACCTGCCAGCTCATAGTGTTATTATCAAGGGAACCCAGATTTACAATCCAGAGAAAGGAGCATGGACTGAGTTAAGTCCTTTAGATGTTATGCAGATGCTGGGTCGTGCAGGAAGACCTCAATATGATTCTTATGGGGAGGGAATAATCATCACAGGACACAGTGAATTGCAATATTATCTTTCACTAATGAACCAACAGCTACCGATTGAAAGTCAGTTTGTCTCCAAAATGGCCGATCAATTAAATGCAGAAATTGTCCTTGGGACTGTTCAAAATGCAAGAGAAGCATGTAATTGGCTAGGATATACGTACTTGTATGTTCGTATGCTAAGGAATCCCACCCTGTACGGAATAGCGCCTGATGCTCTTTCAAGAGACATAACATTGGAAGAGAGGAGAGCTGATTTGGTAAGTcgaaaatacttttttttttttttcttttttgtcaaaACGTCCTAATATTGGTTGTTTGCTGGATTGCTTGTTGTTACCTTTTGTAGATAtttcatgtttctttttttctttttctttttttgtcaaaaCGTCTCATATTGGTTGTTTGCTGGATTGTTTGTTGTTACCTTTTGTAGATATTTCATGTTTCTTTGGCCGGATGAGCCATTCAACActtagagaaaaatatatcagCAAACATGGTAGatgataaattattatttcagaAATATTTTCTTACTTTGTTTTAGAGAAGAAACAACACTTCCATTAAGACCGAAACAagattaacaataaaaaagtgGCTAGACAAGTCGCTAAGCAATGATTCCAATGATGTTATTCTATGTTCTAGATTCAAAAGATAATAGAAATATCTGAACAACGAAATCCTTGTGTATGATGCTGTAGTCCTCTCAATCATAATGTATTTCAACCAAATGCCCAAGGCTGATGTTAAAGGACCTGTAACCCACAAAAATCTACCTCTTCTTCCTACACAAGGAGGATTTTAACCTTACTAATTATTCaatcttaaataataaaatagagtaGAAGATGAAAATTAACACTTTAAAGTCATAAGCGTTACTAACTCTAACATTTATTAGAATTAGATTATCatggagaagaagatttgTCATGGAAAGAACTAATAGAGACCTGTAGGAGTGCTTTTGTTTAAGCTATTGGTATTGGAGCGTTTGCCTTTTCTAAAAAAAGCGTGaatttgtttcttaaaaataatggCTGAATACTGTActcaaggaaagaaaaatgacgAAGGGAAATAGACAAAATCTAAAGAGGAGAGATGCGAAGTaaaatgataatgatgatTGTTGTGGGTAACTTGGTTGTGGGTGATAATGATCATTGTTGTTTTATGTTGCGGTTGTGTAagatgatatttttgtttttcttattatgaCGCTGCTCTATGTCTGCAGATTCATTCAGCTGCTACAATATTAGACAAAAATAATCTGGTGAAGTATGACCGCAAAAGTGGGTATTTCCAAGTTACCGACTTGGGTCGCATAGCTAGCTACTACTATATAACACATGGAACAATATCCACTTACAATGAGCATTTGAAGCCAATGATGGGGGATATTGAGCTATGTCGCCTGTTCTCATTGAGtgaagaatttaaatatgtaacTGTGCGCCAAGATGAGAAAATGGAATTAGCAAAGCTGTTGGAACGTGTTCCAATTCCTATCAAGGAAAGCTTGGAGGAACCCAGTGCCAAGATCAATGTTTTGCTGCAAGCATATATATCTCAGCTAAAGCTGGAAGGGCTGTCGTTGACATCTGACATGGTGTTCATAACTCAGGTCTGTTCAGTTTGCTTTTGTTTAAGAATTTATACAAATTGAATTATCTCATTTTAATCTTTAacatttatttgttattaatggCTATTTACATCTCATTTTGTGGATTCCTGTCAAGCTTTGTTGTTGTACTCCAAACTTCTTTTGTTGTCTGTACCCATTTTCTGTGCCTCTATGCTTAGGCTTTTAATTTGGCTTTCCTTgcattaatatcttttaatgtTTCATCAGAGTGCTGGACGGCTTATGCGAGCTCTATTTGAGATTGTCTTGAAACGAGGATGGGCACAACTTGCTGAGAAGGCCTTGAACTTGTGCAAGATGGTGAGTAAAAGGATGTGGAATGTCCAGACACCTCTTCGGCAATTTCATGGTATCTCGAATGATATTCTCATGAAGCTGGAGAAGAAGGATTTGGCTTGGGACCGGTACTATGATCTCTCATCGCAGGAGCTAGGTGAGCTTATACGTGCACCCAAAATGGGAAGAACTCTTCACAAGTTCATCCACCAATTCCCAAAATTAAATCTTGCTGCACATGTTCAGCCAATTACACGCACTGTTCTGAGAGTTGAGCTCACAATAACACCAGACTTCCAGTGGGAGGACAAGGTTCATGGATATGTTGAGTCATTTTGGGTACTTGTGGAGGATAATGATGGTGAAAATATACTTCATCATGAGTATTTCCTGTTGAAGAAGCAGTACATTGATGAGGACCACACTTTGAATTTTACGGTCCAGATATATGAACCACTACCCCCGCAGTACTTCATACGTGTTGTGTCAGACAGATGGCTAGGGTCACAAACTATTTTGCCTGTCTCTTTCAGGCACCTCATTCTGCCAGAAAAGTTCCCCCCACCAACGGAGTTGTTAGACTTGCAACCTCTTCCTGTGACTGCGTTAAGAAATCCATCTTATGAAGCTCTTCATAAGGATTTTAAGCATTTCAATCCTGTTCAGACTCAAGTCTTTACCGTGTTGTATAACACAGATGACAATGTTCTAGTTGCAGCGCCAACAGGAAGTGGAAAAACTATTTGTGCCGAGTTTGCTATATTGAGGAATCATCAGAAAGGGCAGGATAACATGTTACGTGCTGTGTATATTGCACCTATAGAAGCTCTTGCCAAAGAACGTTACAGAGACTGGGAAAAGAAGTTTGGAAAGGGACTTGGAATCCGTGTTGTTGAGTTAACAGGGGAAACGGCGACAGATTTGAAACTTCTTGAGAAAGGTCAAATAATCATTAGTACCCCAGAGAAATGGGATGCTCTATCTCGTCGTTGGAAGCAGCGAAAACATGTCCAACAGGTCAgcctttttattattgatgaacTTCACTTGATTGGAGGTCAAGGTGGTCCTGTATTGGAGGTGATTGTGTCTAGGATGAGATACATTGCAAGTCAGATTGAGAACAAGATTCGAATTGTGGCCCTTTCTACTTCACTTGCAAATGCCAAAGATATTGGGGATTGGATAGGGGCTACTTCTCATGGTCTCTTCAATTTCCCGCCTGGAGTTCGTCCTGTGCCTTTGGAGATTCATATTCAGGGGGTGGATATAGCTAATTTTGAAGCAAGAATGCAGGCAATGACAAAGCCAACATACACCGCTATTGTTCAGCATGCAAAAAATGGAAAGCCTGCTCTTGTTTTTGTTCCTACAAGGAAGCATGTCAGACTGACAGCAGTGGATATAATGACGTACTCTAGTGCAGACAATGGAGAGAAGCTGCCATTCTTGTTGAGATCTCTTGAAGACATTGAGCCCTTTGTTGACAAGATTCACGATGAGATGCTGAAAGCCATTTTACGTCATGGGGTTGGCTATTTGCACGAGGGATTGTCTAGCTTGGATCAAGAAGTGGTGACGCAACTGTTTGAAGCAGGGTGGATTCAGGTTTGTGTTGTAAGCAGCTCGATGTGTTGGGGTGTTCCATTGTTAGCCCATTTGGTGGTGGTAATGGGAACACAATATTATGATGGAAGGGAAAATGCGCACACCGACTACCCTGTTACTGATTTGATGCAGATGATGGGACATGCCAGTCGACCACTGCTTGATAATTCTGGGAAATGTGTCATTCTTTGCCATGCACCCCGTAAAGAATACTACAAAAAATTCTTATATGAAGCTTTCCCGGTTGAAAGCCACCTACACCATTACCTTCATGATAATATTAATGCAGAAATTGTTGCTGGAATTATTGAGAATAAGCAGGATGCTGTTGATTATATTACGTGGACTTTTATGTACAGGAGGCTTACTCAGAATCCCAATTATTATAATCTTCAAGGTGTCAGTCATAGGCATCTTTCTGACCACCTTTCAGAGCTTATTGAGAACACCTTGAGCGATTTGGAAGCAAGCAAGTGCATTGGCATTGAGGATGATATGGACCTATCTCCATCTAATCTTGGTATGATAGCGTCGTATTATTACATAAGTTATACTACCATTGAGCGTTTCAGTTCGTCTTTAACTGGCAAAACCAAGATGAAGGGTCTTTTGGAGATTCTGGCTTCAGCTTCTGAGTATGCATTGCTTCCAATACGACCGGGTGAAGAAGAGTTGATTCGCAGGTTGATTAATCATCAGCGATTTTCCTTTGAAAATCCGAAATGCACAGACCCACATGTCAAAGCAAATGCATTGCTGCAGGCTCACTTCTCAAGGCAATCTGTTGGTGGTAACTTAGCAATAGATCAACGGGAGGTAGTCATTTCTGCCAGTAGGTTGCTGCAGGCAATGGTGGATGTCATTTCGAGCAATGGTTGGCTGAGCCTTGCCCTTCTTGCAATGGAAGTCAGCCAGATGGTGACCCAAGGCCTGTGGGAGCGGGATTCCATGCTTCTTCAGCTACCACATTTCACAAAGGAACTGGCCAAGAGATGCCAAGAGAACCCTGGAAAGAACATAGAGACAGTATTTGACCTGGCGGAAATGGAGGACGAGGAAAGGCGTGAACTACTTCAGATGACAGATGTTCAGTTGTCGGATATTGCACGTTTTTGCAATCGGTTCCCAAATATTGATTTGGCGTACGAGGTACTGGATGGTGAGAATGTTGCAGCAGGGGAGAACATAACACTGCAAGTTGCACTTGAGCGGGATCTTGATGGAAGGACTGAGGTTGGGCCTGTGGATGCTCCGAGGTATCCCAAAGCCAAAGAAGAAGGCTGGTGGCTTGTTGTTGGCGATACAAAGAGCAACCAGCTACTGGCGATTAAAAGGGTTTCCCTTCAAAGGAAGTCGAAGGTCAAGCTTGATTTCACTGCGCCTCCAGACACTGGAAAGAAATCGTATACCCTTTATTTCATGTGTGATTCATACTTGGGCTGCGACCAGGAGTATAGTTTCTCAGTCGATGTCAAAGATGCTGACGAAGATAGCGGGAGAGAGTAGAGTAGCTGTTAGTCTGGCAGTCGATGTCAAAGGTGCTGATGAAGATAGCGGGAGAGGAGTAGAGTAGATGTTAGTTGGGTGTttccattttgatttgaaatttgttaaCTGATAAAGAGCAAGTATTTTATAACTCAAGGGATTGTCTTCGTTTTTATGTGATTAAGATGCTATAATTATGTATAAAACTTGTAACATGCTTGAATATGGTTCATTCAACACGGTATCTGGATATggatgatatgaaaatattgtggTTTAGAAAGTGGAATTGTGGACAGATACAGCATTGATtttgacaaaagaaaagaaagagtggaTATGATAGTTGATAGTTGATATAGAACAGAACACAAGACGAGACACATAGGGATCGGATCACTCATTCCTCGTAGATTTGACACTCGTCAAGCTGAGGATTGTCTCGACAGAAATACTCCAGGGGATCTTGAGTCTGTAGTTTACGTAGGAGATGGGCCTTAGCTTGGCTAACCTCCTCCACCTGGTCCCAGGCCACCTTACACTCATCAGAGCCTGAGGTCTCGTCCCCCTTGCAAACCTCCTTTGCTTCCATCACCTTCTTCTCAATCATCTCCGTCAGAAGCTTCTCTCTCATCCGCGTTcctttgtatttgtattttgcCATGCTCACAGTCATTGCTCTCTCCCGCTGATACCCCTGTTTTCTGCTGCCGACACTCAGCCCTAGATACGCTATTTTCTCCTGAAGGCCCTTACACGGTCTCACAGAGGTGGATGATGAAGGTTGCATCGGCCACGGCCACGACCACGACCACGAGGCAGCCATTTTATTAGAACTCCAGTTGCTGCTTCAATTTCAATGATCACCGGACGCCTCAACGCTTTCTCAGAAACAGAATTAAGTAATAgtattttgagtttttgacCACCCACCCTATCTCGAAAGCAATCTTCGTGGGTCTTGGGCCGGGCTCTTAGTCTTCGGCCCAGCCCACCCACCCACCCCATTTATATTCCTGGATTGAAACAACGGGGAAAATCGGCcgttgaattttgaaatttgaaatttgaaaccCTTGGAGCGTAGTAACACGATTTGGTTCGTCGTCAGCGAGGTGGAGGAGAAACAATAGTCATGGAAGACGCTACAATACAGGAATTGGACCCAGAAACTGAGTTCCTTTTCTCCAAGCGGAAAACTGAGAACGATTGGGAACTCTTCAAAGAGAACGTCAGACCTCTGAAGAGAGGTCGCAATATCAGCATCTTGAACAATGCCCTCAAGTCCCATTCTGATAATCATCTCAAGAAATCCCTTCTTGATAACCGAAGGTTTTTTCCCCATCTTTTTCCATCTCTCTTTTGCGCCTATGATTCTAGTGCCCCTTTCCTAAtctcttcttcattcttctttcagGAAGTTGATTGAGGCTATCGACGACTACAAAGGCGACGATCCCCTGCAGCCATGGCTCGAGTAAGTTGCctgtttttcttgtttaacTTCAGATCTTCATTTGAACTGAAAAACTCGCCTAAAATTTATTCCTCTTCAATACATTGCTCTCATATTTCCTAACCTCTGGTTTGCTAAATTAGTTGAAACTTGCTTCTCACTCTCCTTCCAGCTTTACATTCTAATTCCCGGTATTTACTAACAATACATACTTTTCAAAGGTGTATTAAATGGGTCCAAGAGGCATATCCAGCTGGGGGTGATTTCTCTGGCCTTGTTTTGATATATGAACAATGTGTGCGGAATTTTTGGCATTCAGATCGCTACAAGGAGGATCTCCGTTATTTGAAAGTGTGGTTGGAATATGTGAGTGGGATCTCCTTTTCCATTGTGTACTACTACTATATTTGAACTTTGAGTCTTTGTCGTTTGATAATTAAATGCTGCAGGCTGAAAATTGTTTTGATGCTGAagtcatatttaattttctgcACGCAAATGAAATTGGGACGACGCATTCTGCTTATTACATAGCATATGCTCTCCATTTGGAGtctaaatctaaatcaaaGGCTGCAAATGACATGTTTAATCTTGGTATCTCAAGGTGAGGcttcaatttaatattttggcATTTCTTATTGAATTGGATCAGgcattttttgttaattaacgTGAATAACATGATCAATTATAATTCTTTCTTGCTTTTCGGCTGCAAGGATTGAGACAAGTGTGTCCTAAATATAACTCGGATTAGATTACTAACTTCGCGCTTTAACCTTTGTATGACTTATATTTTATGCATTGGTTTTGATACTTTGTTTTCTAGcataatatttatgtttgataCAGATTTTGTGCGGTTAATTTATTGGAAGAAGTGGACTGTATCATTCTATGGTAGATATGGTTCGTTTGATTTGAACACAATTTAGTATAAACAAGACAGAACTTGGTTGTTGTGCCCTCATGCTGCAACAAtgaatatttctttctttctttatttttcccctttgataatattaaaatggatTTGATTCCAcaaatttatattgatgaattCCTCCATTTTCGCTTTGAGACATAATGTCTTATCTTGTATTTCTTATGTTGTAAATATAGAAaagttttctttataatttctttaaaaatttccccttctatgtttctttttaatttttttaataactctTTTGATGTGTAGGAATGCTCATCCAATAGATAAATTGAAGGATGCTTATAGAATGTTTCTCTTGCGCACAATGCAAAGACCAAAAGCTGCAGATGTAAGCAAGTTTTTAAATTGAACGTAGCTCATATCATTCTAACTGAACTTCTAAgttgaaatcattataaaattCAGATATATCGTATATGAAACTATTTAGGTAAATTGTAGCTCAGTCATGTGAGTGTACCTGTATTGTGTAGGAGTCGGTGGAAAAATGCTTACCAGTTCGTAGCTTTGGAACTGTGCTTCCCAATCCAGGTAATCACAAGTTCATTTGATTTCATGTGCATTAGAACTTTACACTTTCTAAAGCCTTTATATGTTGCAGGAATGCTGACAATGGGCAATGTCGATCGTTCCAGGAAAAACATGAAGCCTGAAAGGTGAGTGCAGTTAGACTTGGAGAGATTTTAGTACGGAGCTGTACAAATTTCACTAATATGGGATGTTGCTTGAGGTCATTTATCTCCTTTGAACTTTGTTGCAATTCAATGGTAGGTCATATCTAGCTCCACTTGATGTTTATGATGATTCAAAAGTCGCCGTTACTTCACACCATGAACCAGATGTTTCAAAGGCACATTTGAATTCTTGGACAGTATTGGGGAGTCGAAGggagagaaacaaagaaaacaatgcaCCTCCTTCCAAATGGACTTCCCACAAGGTTTGACAGTGACATCAAGATGCAAGATTATTTTAGTAGATACAATTCTTGAATTGTACAACTGATGCAGTGTATAAGACCCTCAACATTTCTGTTGTCAGATACCGCAAAGGATTGGATCCAGGATTGGAGGATCGAATGCAAATGCACCTATAGAGGTGTTTGTGGACGAGGAATGCGAAGAGTAAGCTAAAACATTATTTTGTGTGAAATATGGGTTCATTAACTTCACatgaatttcttctcttgtCATAGGGCGCATAAACTGGAACATGAAGAAAGTCGCAAGTCTTCAACCACACAGCTTAGGCAAGTTGATGGACGCGATTGTAAAAGGTGAGAAATCATTACCACAGTATTTCcaatgctttgtttttttgcaTGAGGAGGGTCAAATATGATTTGCAGCCAACCCTTATTGTTTTTATGTTGTTTGAGCAGGGAAGCAGAGTTACTAAGGCAGAATCCATTGCGCAACTTTCCTTCTAACAGTTTCCGATGATCAGCTCTGTTTGTTGTAAATTGTAATTCCCTAAATGGCTTATCCTGTGACTGGTGGatctttacctaaaaaacCTTCTCCAAGTTCTCTCCTTggccaaaaaaaagaaaaaaaaaacctgaaTTGGTTTTGGGCTTGTTATGGTCAACAACCCTTGttttctgtttcctttttataaataacttTGTTTTGGTTGTAGTTTTATGTGTTGTAACTATGTAAGGTCATTTATGGTTGgaatcatttgaaaatttgattgaatgtgactttatagtttaattatgaagataaataaaaaggagatTACTGCAATTTGTTTTACTAAACACTTTTAGGGATGAAAAACTAGGTGGGAGACTGGAGTGGAGTGATAATAGTAAAGGCCAGAAGGTTTGTGcttaaaatacctaaatctttcttttaaaattgttatatatctttatttctaaaataccAAAAACTTTCATGcaattattgaatttgatcTTAATGATCTTTTAATACTCTCTCTCAGTACTAGTTCTCGTGTAAGTTCTTGAGGTGTTGTATCCTTTTCGTTGGATCCGCTTGGTTGAGCCACTTTTTGCTCACCAACATCAAAGTCACTTGGATCTTCGATGTATCAACACGGACTCAATATGCGTAGTTTACTCCCCATCTTGTGGTACAATTTCTTCAATGCTGTTTGAGTAggtcaaaattttcttatctCATAACCCACCACAAAGATGTTTCATCAAAACCTATATCTCTTGAGAGGTGCTGAGAGGTAGCACCTCTGATTGGTCACAACACTTCCACCCTATATCTGTAGCTGGTATGCTCCTTTGAACACAAATCGCCCATATTGTCCATCTGTTGAAGGTTTAACGCATATTTCATTCAACTAATAGATGTTAGTATTGTTGACTCTTACCAATTATGCCTCCTTGGTTATTCTATTGATCATCAAACTTATCAAGAATCTCATCACTAGTGGGAAGTCAGGGAATGACTTCGACCTCTTTGCTTATcctccaaaaaagaaattttttttttcttttcatggaGCTTGCTTGGATTACTTGTTACTTCGCTTAAAATCCTCCTTCGTCCAATTTACGGACTCTATTTGACAATCTCCAAATTCTTTTGCTTAGATTTATGCATGACtccaaactaaaataaacaCCTAAACCAACTTTTCGAGTTTAGCTAGGGAGATAAATTGGGGGATTCTCCTTTATTCCTAAGAGGTCTTTCATTCCAATTATCTAATCTTCTTTTGTTCGCCGtgttatgattttattttttacattatttaaaagaaaaaaacacaactaAGTGGCTGGCTGTTATgtgaattcatttatttatattttttgtgaaGACATTAGCAATTAAGCCATGGCTTCTCTTTGATAAatagcaataaaaaaaatatgaatataaatataaatataaatataaatataaatagtatGGCTGCTATGGTCGAGCGAAAATTTAACCCAGCTCTTCTCCGAAGCTCCTCGTTTACGTATCTGGGATCCATCTCTccaatttagggtttttgcCTCCCTTccacttttcttctctaactTGTAATAGCACTATCGGCTCCCGTTTTCTCTTGATATTCATTTCAATATCAGCTTCTATTCCGTCGAAACCCTCCAATCAGGTCCACAATTGTAGCTGAGAACTTCTTCTTCTGATCTACAATGGCTGAACACTTGGCCTCAATATTTGGCACCGAGAAGGACCGTGTCAACTGCCCTTTCTATTTCAAGATCGGCGCCTGCCGTCATGGAGATCGTTGCTCTCGCCTCCACAACCGCCCTACTATTTCCCCCACTCTTCTCTTATCGAACATGTACCAGCGCCCCGACATGATCACCCCTGGTGTCGATGCTCAGGGTCAGCCCATAGATCCCCGCAAGATTCAGGAACACTTCGAGGATTTCTACGAAGACATTTACGAGGAACTCGGAAAGTT
This genomic interval carries:
- the LOC111789162 gene encoding DExH-box ATP-dependent RNA helicase DExH12-like isoform X2; protein product: MVQEDEEDEDDVVEPNGSGAMQMGGGIDDDEMQEKDGGMNLNVQDIDAYWLQRKISQAYEQQIDPQQCQKLAEEVLKILAEGDDREVETKLLVHLQFEKFSLVKFLLRNRLKVVWCTRLARSEDQEERKKIEEEMMHLGPDLAAILEQLHATRATAKERQKNLEKSIREEARRLKDESGGDAERGRREPVERDMDSGWLTGQSHVLDLDSIAFQQGSLLMANNKCVLPDGSYRHLSKGYEEIHVPALKPKPFDSEEKFVKIASMPDWAQPAFKGMTQLNRVQSKVYETALFKADNVLLCAPTGAGKTNVAVLTILQQIALHTNPDGSYNHNEYKIVYVAPMKALVAEVVGNLSNRLQDYGVKVRELSGDQTLTRQQIEETQIIVTTPEKWDIITRKSGDRTYTQLVKLLIIDEIHLLHDNRGPVLESIVARTVRQIETTKEHIRLVGLSATLPNYEDVALFLRVDMKKGLFHFDNSYRPVPLSQQYIGITVKKPLQRFQLMNDLCYEKVMAVAGKHQVLIFVHSRKETSKTARAIRDAALANDTLGKFLKEDSASREILHTHTDLVKSNDLKDLLPYGFAIHHAGMTRVDRQLVEDLFADGHIQVLVSTATLAWGVNLPAHSVIIKGTQIYNPEKGAWTELSPLDVMQMLGRAGRPQYDSYGEGIIITGHSELQYYLSLMNQQLPIESQFVSKMADQLNAEIVLGTVQNAREACNWLGYTYLYVRMLRNPTLYGIAPDALSRDITLEERRADLIHSAATILDKNNLVKYDRKSGYFQVTDLGRIASYYYITHGTISTYNEHLKPMMGDIELCRLFSLSEEFKYVTVRQDEKMELAKLLERVPIPIKESLEEPSAKINVLLQAYISQLKLEGLSLTSDMVFITQSAGRLMRALFEIVLKRGWAQLAEKALNLCKMVSKRMWNVQTPLRQFHGISNDILMKLEKKDLAWDRYYDLSSQELGELIRAPKMGRTLHKFIHQFPKLNLAAHVQPITRTVLRVELTITPDFQWEDKVHGYVESFWVLVEDNDGENILHHEYFLLKKQYIDEDHTLNFTVQIYEPLPPQYFIRVVSDRWLGSQTILPVSFRHLILPEKFPPPTELLDLQPLPVTALRNPSYEALHKDFKHFNPVQTQVFTVLYNTDDNVLVAAPTGSGKTICAEFAILRNHQKGQDNMLRAVYIAPIEALAKERYRDWEKKFGKGLGIRVVELTGETATDLKLLEKGQIIISTPEKWDALSRRWKQRKHVQQVSLFIIDELHLIGGQGGPVLEVIVSRMRYIASQIENKIRIVALSTSLANAKDIGDWIGATSHGLFNFPPGVRPVPLEIHIQGVDIANFEARMQAMTKPTYTAIVQHAKNGKPALVFVPTRKHVRLTAVDIMTYSSADNGEKLPFLLRSLEDIEPFVDKIHDEMLKAILRHGVGYLHEGLSSLDQEVVTQLFEAGWIQVCVVSSSMCWGVPLLAHLVVVMGTQYYDGRENAHTDYPVTDLMQMMGHASRPLLDNSGKCVILCHAPRKEYYKKFLYEAFPVESHLHHYLHDNINAEIVAGIIENKQDAVDYITWTFMYRRLTQNPNYYNLQGVSHRHLSDHLSELIENTLSDLEASKCIGIEDDMDLSPSNLGMIASYYYISYTTIERFSSSLTGKTKMKGLLEILASASEYALLPIRPGEEELIRRLINHQRFSFENPKCTDPHVKANALLQAHFSRQSVGGNLAIDQREVVISASRLLQAMVDVISSNGWLSLALLAMEVSQMVTQGLWERDSMLLQLPHFTKELAKRCQENPGKNIETVFDLAEMEDEERRELLQMTDVQLSDIARFCNRFPNIDLAYEVLDGENVAAGENITLQVALERDLDGRTEVGPVDAPRYPKAKEEGWWLVVGDTKSNQLLAIKRVSLQRKSKVKLDFTAPPDTGKKSYTLYFMCDSYLGCDQEYSFSVDVKDADEDSGRE